gttttgtttctgatggaGGTGATTTCAGTGTGTGGGTTTAGCTGGTAACTGACCTGCTATATAAACTGTTGATTCCTTTTCTTGGTTGAGAACAGTGTTCCTGATCCAACAGGACAGGTTCTGGTTTGAACGTTCTTTTATAATAATagaattttctgtttcaaacaggcCACTATCCCTGAGGGATTTTGCTTCAGAGAGTGATGGTAATTCTTTCCCACTGAGATCTCTCCAAAGAACCTTGGGCTCTGGATACCAACCAGCTGATTGACAAACCATCCGGATCCCTCCATCCTGGTGACTCTCCACAGAGATGAGAGGATTGGAGCCCAAACCTAGAGGAAAATTTATATAAATGTGTGATAAACCAATGGGGTAACTTAAAAGCTAAAAAGGATGAGTGATAGATTGTGGATCCATTACTCCCACTAGAGATCACTTGCTCATACAGAAGGGATAAATGAACACTGGAATTTCAGAATTCCCAATACACATGGACACAGGAAAACatgtgaacaaatatttaaaataatttcactgaatAAGTGAGAGATATTGTCCTCTCCACCCAAGAGCAAGGGAGCATTGaacacctttggaaatctggccacttcatttaAATACCTAATGGGATATGAATttttcaaaaagccattttttagtATATTGgacaaacattttgtttgttctcttttaaagtaaataaataaacctaACTGGCTCCATGGTTCCTGTctcagagcagcaggggacaAACGCTCGGCCTCATCTGCTAGCGGTAAATACAtaacttcttcctcctccccaccccacctttaTGAGGCCTCAGCCAATGAGAAAGCTGCAACTGATTTTGACTACACCCCTAAATAACCACCAGTAGTGACCACGTCAGAAGGCCTGTACACCTGGCAGTCCCACCTTAGCCAGGCCTCAGAATGACGGCAGAGGAATTGGAAGACAAGGGGCTGTCCACACTTGAAAGGCTACAGAAGCACAGCTTCACCGCTGTGGTGCTTcagtgtagagcaggggtgggcaaactttttggcccgagggccacatcagggttgcaaaattgtatggagggccgggtagggaaggctgtgcctccccaagcagccTGGCCCTCGCCCCCtatccactccctcccacttccctccccgACTGTCCCCTCAGAatctccgacccatccaacccccccgactgctccttgtccccgaccGCCCCCTCCCAAAACACCTCCCGACCCTAATCACCCCCTAGGaccccacgccctatccaacccctctgctccccatcccctgactgccccgacccgtATCCagaccccccaggactcccacacttATCCCACTCCCGTTCcctgtcccccgactgccccccaggaccctctgccccttatccaacccccagccccggcccccttaccaagggctggctctacagtttttgccgccccaagcagtgaaaagaACAGAGAAGCTGCTGCCAAATTGCTGCCGCCAGGGGAACACCGCCGCCCCTTTCTAACGGCCGCCCCAGGCGCCTGCCTGGAAccctggtgcctggagccggccctgcccttaccccgccgctcagagcagcgtgtctggCAGCCGCGCGGCCCGATTGGAacgcgcccccccgccccccagagctgCTCGCATGACAACGTGgctccaggggaggggggaggacagcaggggaggggggagaggctagcctccccagccaggagctcaggggccgggcaggacgggcctgcaggccggatgtggcccatgggccatagtttgcccacccctggtatagacaCTACTTACACCAAGGGCAGGACTTCTCCTGGTGTCCCAGGTGACAcccctctctgagaggcaggagctaggttgacagaagaattcttctgttgacccagccctgcctgcatggggacttaggtcagcttagtTTTGTCGCTCATGGGGTGTGTATTTTTCaaatccctgagcgacatagttaagctgacctacttttctagtgtaaaccaggcctataTTTGCCTAGAAttcttttccctcctttctctccctccttttggAGTCAGTCAAGAACATCTTTTGGGCAAGGAAGTCTCTtgaccattctgaaaatgtctttAATAAAATGTTGGGAAAGTTTTCAGCATATTTTCCAAAGTGTCTGAATGTGGTCGTGTGCTGAAATCTAGTCACGCTGTGTTATTCTGAAATAATTCACAAGTTGCTAGTCACAGTTGTTGCAGCCCAGGCTGAGATAATACAGACAAGAACAGCTGACCTGCTACCTTCAGTTCCAATAGGGCTTCTTCATAAAAAGGACCATCTTCAACAAAACAGTTGTACTGTCCTTCATCTGAGCTTCTGATATTAACAATCTGCAAGGAAACATTCCCATCCGTGATGCCAGCTTTCAAAAGCTCCGTCCTTCCACGATATTCTGGCATCTGCTCTCCATTCTGATCCTTTCCTCCATGATACAGGTGCACAACTGAAGTGAACTCAGATCGGAACCATCTCACCTCCATGTTCACCGCGCTCATCCTGGGGGACAGGTGACAGGGTAACACAATGGCCTCACCCACAATGGCAGTGACAGGGTGACCAGGACCGGTCACGCTGAATTGGGCTGTGAAATACACCAAAGCAAAAAGAGAACAAGCTTAGAcggggaaaaaatatatattaatgaCTGATTCAATAGGTTCAAACTTTCCAAAATTCAGcgtgaggcagacacctggcatgcaGATTTTCAACCTGAATATTTGAAATTTgacaaagttacaagcaactgaaaaaggCATTTATAGTAGAAACTGACAGGCCAGCTCAGGTATGGGTGTCACTGATAACTCCCTTTATATTAATTTGATATGCCATAGAGCCATTTTAGTGCCCTATGAACAGGCAGGGTGACCAGAGTATATACACTGTGTACCTGAGCTCTGTGATCTCTTCCGGCTTTcactttatttctgatgtaattCTCATTGTTGGTTTTAATATGAGAAGGATGAAAAGATGAAaacctgactccactgaagtcaatagagatcTCTTAGGATTTCACCCTAGTGTTTTAGGATCCAGCCTCTTTGGACATCACCTCTCACCTTGTATGACACAAttttcctcctctgctcccctcctgctGATTTTAGTGGGCCTGAGTCATGGCTGGGACATTTTCAGTAAAGAGTCTCCAACTCTGGGACTCGGTTTTTGCCTTGGCCTCACTGAGCCAAAATCTCTTCAGCTTCAGGCCAGGCTCCCTTGGTGTTTGAGAAAGGATTGGGTCACAGAGGATGCAAACATGTAAAGTAGGATGTTCAGTGTGACCCAAGGTGCCTAGGGCAGCCcacactggaaatgccaagggcagggcaggctgcaaaaaggagagcagattctcccCAAAAGCAGTGGGTTACattataattagattcaccaaccagtcacaaaacCCTGttcctgatcccccacactggttatcaagaagctagaaaaaaaaatcacagtcccctttattgcattccagtctctggctcccaatcagtgAACAGGttcagtacagtgagaagttaccTAAAACTCTGTTCACTTTacaaaaaggttcttctgattcCCGCAAAAGACCAGCCACGTTACCAGATCAATACTAGTTtgaatcttacccaaaataccatgctgccagccaatcctttagtatctaaaactaaaggttttattagaaaagaaaagaaaaaagttgttaaatggtcaaagcaatcagatacatacatacatactccACATATAAGGTTTTTAGCAGCACCGGTGAGTTTGCTAGCTtgtaaagtccctctggaacacatccacaccTTGGTTGGGtctatcagtcctttgttcaaagcatCCGTTTGTagagcaaataaattggttagtctctaaggtgccacaagtactccttttctttttgcgtttgTAGAGAATTTActccagaggtgagaagcaggattgaagacaaaatggggaAGATATAGCTGCCTTTTTATATCTTTTGCCATGTGACTTGTACATCcattgtcccaaacacaagctcccAGCACATGGGCATGGAAAGGTATTTGGAGTCCCCTGTCCACAGGCATCTCCCTACatgtcctgctgactcatagGCAGAGCCCCTGGCTTCTCTCAGTGGTTCATTGTTCAGCTTATTGCCCTTGATGGGTCATCAAGCAGACTGGATAGTGCTGATGCTGGTCTGCCTGGGAGTGCCACCCAGATGCACAGCACAATTTTGAGACACAAATATACCACACATATCTATAGCTTatgatacaaagatgatacacaCCTGTAAACATGATGATCATATTTAGCAAATTATAACAGTGCtactgataccttacatggcatatcttgtAGATGATTTGTTGTGATTTTTTAATATTGGTGTCAATGATATTTTAAATGGTCACCCATATTCCATACCCACATCTTTCTCAGATACTGTTGGAACCCGACTAAAGGAGTTCTTTGAGTGAAAGCAGGAGCCTGGTGAAACTGTCTGGGCATATGCATATGATCTCCAGGAGAGAATGAGCAAAGTGGAGTGGCAAGAACCTTGACGAGTTCCAGACCCAGATATGGTTCTGAAAGAGCAGTTGGTGCTGGGGCTCCGGGATGATTCCCTCCACCGTGAAATGAAAAGGAGGTTTAAGGAAGAGCCTGGTAAGAAGTTCCATGAACTCATGCCAAACCCCTGTACAAGAAGTGAATGCAACTAATGGGGAAAAGGTCCTGCCCCAAAACACAATTAACATTGGGAAATTTAAGTGAAGGTGTCCAAAAACTAGCCGTCCAACAGGAGGAGATGCTGCAAGAGATGACCGAgttgatgaaagaaaaaaatcccattagtaTGCCAAAATATCCAAGGACATCGGGATCCTGAAGATCCCCACTGAAGGACGAGCTGGGAAGGTACACCTGTTACATTTGTGAAAAGCCAGGGCATACTAGCCAAGAATGTCCACTGAGAAGGAGAGCAGAGTCCCAGGCACTCGAAACCAATGTGGCACCAGGAGCGAGTGGTCCATCTACAGTAGAAGGCCAAACAGTGGCAGAAGGATTCCTAGGCCTGTCCTTCATGGAAAATCACTCTGCATACAGTATTGAGGGGAATGTGGGCAGTGCCAGCATATCTAGTGACTTCTTTAAGTGAGTATTTGGAGACTGTCTAGCTGCTGAAGTATGTATAGGAGGAGTGAAGACCAGATGTTTGTTAGATGCTGGCTCAGAAGTCACCACCATTTCTGAGtcgcattttcaaaaatatttgaaggaCAAAGAGCTGACTATGCACAGCACAAGGTTTGTACGTCTAACAGCAGTTAATGGACTGGCAATCCCAGTGGTGGGGTGCCTCGAAGCAGACATAGAGTACATGGGCCAGACACTGCCAGGGAAATGCATCTTCATCCTGAAAGACAAAGCCTCTGAAGAGAGCCATATGGAAGAAGGAGACCCAGGGATTCTAGGAATGAACATGAGTGAGCTGAAGGAGCTGCTCTTGCCAGGAGAAGGAACCAGGAGGATGAACCGTCATGAGCACTCTACGAAGAATGCTGTTCTGAGTAGACTACTGGCTCCAGTGGAGAGGCAGAATCATTCCCTGGTCCCCACAATGCAGATTGGAAATGTTAAAGTGGGCAGAAAAGGGAAGACCACTATTCCCTCCTTGGAGATGGAAGATCCTTGATGAATGCTGCTGGGTTCAACAAATATCGAGTGCTGGTAGAGCCTACATCTGGGTCATGCCTACCTCATGGAGTCCAGTCAGCTAATGTTCTGACTAGTGCCATCAAAGGAAGAGTACCCGTGAGTCTTCTAAACTCAAGCGTGAAGGCTCTGGAGTTGAATCCTCGGAACGGAACAGCAGAGGTACACCAGCCCGAGGAGGTGATCCCTCAGGTGAAGGCAAGATTTGAGGAGAATGGAAATGAGTTGCAGGTGacaaggagggagaagggagaacaCGTTACCCTTCGTCAAGAAAGATGTGGTGGGAGACTGCCAGTTCCAGTTCAAGCAGCGCTCAAGGGGCTGGTTCCTGCACAAGTGGCTAACTTAAGGGCGTTGCCAGAGAAGCATCAAGAACTCTTTTCTAAGGCTGAGGTGACCAATTTCCATGACTGGGTCAAAGGTGTCCATGACAGCCCAAAGACAGCTGGCGAAGCTGCTCTCAGCACAACTAAAGACACAGCCCAAAGTAGGAAAAGGACTTATGATCTCAAGTACAATGGAGCTCTCATCAGACCTGGTGACTGTGCACCAGTTCGTAACCATAGATACCGAGGGCTTAATAAAATACAGAAGTGGGAGTCGAATCCCCACATTGTAGTTGCTCAGAACAATCCTGAGCTGCCAATTTACGCCATCTGGCCTGAATGAGGAGGTCCTGAAAGAGTAGTGCATAGGGACCAGTTAGAACATCGCCTTCTTAGTCCAGTCGGGGAGCAAAGGAGGCATAGGTCAGTGTGTCCTGAGGAGACTGAAATCAGTTGGGGGACGGTTCTAGTCCCACAAACTGAATATTGAGGGGAACAGAGTGGGCAAACCCAAACCCTAACGAGAATGGCCAGATCCCTCAAATTGACCTGGTGTTACCAGGAGACAGAGAAATAGAAATTGTAGgtaatgaaccatcagtctgaaGAAGGTCCCAGAGAACTACTAAGGGTGTACTGCCTGTTAAATTTAGAGATAATTCTGTTATTGGTTCTATGTAGTGTTTTAATGAAAATTATCCTATATAGTAGGAAGAAGTAGACATCGAATGTTAAATATGTTGAATGttcttttgttaatttttatatGACATGATGCTGGTATACAGCACGTTGCAAACATGGGGCCTGGATGTACCGGTGTGAATATTGTGGTTGTAGTGGCAGAATTTTAGCAAGGGGGAATGTAAGAGGATTGTTGGCCCATTACTAAAACTCAGTGAGggtttttggttggctagctcccagtatcaaaaggaagggaagggttgatgggaaatcaggaccctgacactgacagtccccaggagcaatggggaaaggccaatgctccaggtcagcctgactgacagggcgggcaggctaaggAGCGAGTCAGGTGGCCAAgggggtcccatcctccgtgtgagctgaaATCGCCTtggacagacagagtggggctgacctaaggagagagcaggggcccaagctgaccTGGGGAGCCAGAGaaccagcccagggagcaggtcagtgctgggggcagagtcacagaagcagcccgcagagcagacctgtcctgggaggagagcttcagcaaccagagccagagaatccagagaagcagcccagggggttggaggcagagcagcaacaGCACAGAGGAGAATGAAGCTGGGGGCTCGTGTAGTCTGGAGTCGGGTGCAGTGAGTAGCTAGTGCCAGCAGGGGAAGAGGGGACTCTGGGCAGAGGGCCCATGCAGGGAGACCCCATCAGTCAAGGGTccctgcaggccagactgggagaGGGGTCATAACCCCATTGGGGATGGCcagatgctgggaagaagggtcttgccacctagagcctgaaggTGTGTGGCTgccgccagagcaagtgtccaacccgcagcatccctgcagcacagccagggcctgagaagggggtctgggacgtgtgaggaacagaTTGTGAACGTCCCTTCCATTCCAGAGACGGCTggttgtgatgttccctgccacagagcagggttatgtgctttcctttaacctttcccatttttccttatgttttttaaaattgattgctGTCTaacaaattgtatttgctttaaactgtatgtaatgatcagtgggtcagggaagtgtccagtgcagagagagccccCCAGAgtagggacaccctagcccctgccctaagtgaccacaacaaggttgggggtcaagccccccccACCAGAATCCTGGGCTCAGctttgttggggttatgaggactctgccacacaggagagtggaagtggagccctcgaggtcaggcaggcctgtgggtgaagggagtgggagcgaggactcggatcctttcgctagcccatttcaccggggtcgtgtagaagccaggaaagttccccacaatagcgggaccatttcCCCACTTACACTGATCTTGCTGTGTGTTTAAATTTACAcattgtgagtagttccactgactttgagTTAAGCATGTTGTTAAGACACTTCAGGGGCTTAAATAAATCCTCTAAGAAACAGCAGACACAGGGCGGAttcctacctgattccatcttgtGAACATAACAAGTAAGGAAGAAAAcaataaaaccagggagaggggAGCTGGCTCGGGAGCTGTGGCAGAATAAGAGAATCTTCATCTTCTTCACTGTCACTTGATCTAGACAATAggaagaaggaggaaagaaaagtatCATAGTGAGCATAACACCAATTAACATTAAATCATTAAAGTCAAGCATTAAAGAGGACACagtaaataaaaaaggaataaatacatTATTAAGTGACCTCTTTCATATTACGGAGTTAGAACAACCATTGCCTTAAAATTGAAAATGTGATTCCTTTAGAAGTCTGATTTTGTCCCatccttagagagagagagagattcctgatcagactggatgatcatgatggtcacttttggccttaaagtctttgagtaatttctaagcataagcaagagttccccagggcttggcctgggttagccctaaaggatatatggagcttgcatattacagcagcttctgtTAGATGCATTTGTGCTCtcatgtttacctgctttaaccttgtaaaaaaTGCTCAAATTTCTTTTTTTAGTTCATAAATCCTCAGATcatttactataggattggctacaagtgttgtctttggtgcgAGATCTGAGGTACAACTTGTGACCTGGGATGCCTGGGGTAGCCCACACTGGAAATACCATGGTCAGaacaggctgcaaaaaggagagcaaaTACTCACAGGACTAGTGTGTAACACTGAAGTTCAACTCCCCAAGAGTCACAAACTATGCTTCTCATCCCCCACACTGATTATCACAAAGCAACAAAAAAGGAATCATACAGCCTCTTTACTGCATTCCAGTTCCCTGGTTCCCAATCAGCCGCAAGGTCTAGTACAGAGAGAACTTattaatgttcttctgaccccaaagagCCAGCCACATTACCAGTTCAATATGAGTTTGGATCTCACCCATAATACCTCACTGCCAGCCAATcttttagtgtctaaaactaaaaagaaaaagaaaaaaacaagacgACACTTGTTAAGCACCCAAATACTTCAAAGTCCACTGGGGCAGGGTGCTGGTTGGGAACCCCTTCATCAGCttctgccactccagccccagtcAAGGGGAATGGATTGGGGCTTGGTGATAGCCCTGTGCCTGCCTGGGTAACTGGCAACACATGCCCTCCTCATTAGCCTAgagctataaaggctgggaggaagccaGAGAAGAGGGGCCAGGGCTGTGGCCGGCGCCGGCCAGGCCTGTAGGAAAAGTAGCTGTGAAGCCTGTGTATAGGTGGGAACTGGCAGTGGGAAACCTGTCAAGAATAAAGAGCATGGGTGTTGCATGGATTGAAGTGTCCCTGACTCAGTGAAGAAGGGGGCCAAGGGGCTGAATACCCAAGGCGGCAGCATGGACCCTGTTTACATCCATATATCACATTCTTAGCAATATTGGTGAGTtttctggcttgaaagtccctctggaccACATGCACAGCTTAAATGGGtcgttcagtcctttgttcagaactTGGTTTGTAGCAAAGTTGCTCCAGAgataagaagcaggaatgaagacaaaatggagatgatgtcggcatatttttaatatttgtaattcCCCTATTTGGAATAATTGTTATCATAATTGTAATTCTCCTATTTGAAATAATTGTAATTCTGCAATATTAATTTGCAGCTCTCCATAGCTGCCGATGGTGTCTGTGTTAAAGCTTGCAAACTGTCAAATGACTCTAAGTACCCTGTGAGCTGTTAATTAACTCTAAGCCATACTTTGTGATTAAGATTAGCGCTTGCAAACCTAAACCGCTCAATTGACTCTACTCTCTCTGAGTTGATACTTTCCCTTGCTTGTAACTGAGATGACGCTTATGAACGTAAACTACTTAATTGACTTTACTCTCTCAATTGCTTCTGCTCAATTGAGTCTTTGTAAACTGATACTTTATACTGGAGATTGacacattttgtaacaacaaccgCGGAAAGCCGTTAATTGGTGCGGCGCTCATAGAAATATCACATAGAGACTCCCACGCTCTATCGTTTGTATCAGGAATGTTAAAAGacagggagtctcaaataaataacaatactcAGTGAAATGATCAATGtcttttaattaaaagtaaagaATGTATGTGAATGAATGATTGGTTTTGAATAatcagggaagtgccagcctaGGAATTCGGTATCAATCAGCCAAAGAAAGCGCCAggtggaaacaaccagagaaaCCCTGGAGGGCAAACTGGAATCTACCCGACCGATTCAATGGATGAAGAAGGCTGATGAGCACCTGACAGCCGTCCTGGAGCCGTCATGACTAACAATATGACAAAGCAATTTCCatggactggcataggaataaattccaataaaaatggactctaaGAACGGAGAACTTTGAGTCTCTGGTTCTGccaccaccctccaggagcatcggatgcgcatctgacacggactcggctccactctcgtgtacAGGCTACCTGGCAacttctaggctggtaactataaccgCTATGCAGAACTTGTATGAATGTATATAGAGATAAGTAAGGAATAAGTAGTGACATAGcagtgtgtgtttatattttttattatatttacaataaatgtggcataaccgaacttcgcaccccttgataatctgtacgttattccctgataaccagaaacatcgatgcttaaactctgtaccgttttctttttattttaacatcaccTTAATAAAGTTCTTTTGCCACGAGGCTTGTACTTCCTTTGTCCCAAATACAAGCTTCACAGTACATGACCCTACATGGCTCGCTGACTTATCAGGCGTAGTCCCTGGTCTTTCAATGGGTTTATTGTACAGCCAATGTCCCTTGATGGACCATcaacaggctaggcagtgctgacgcCAATCTGTCCGAGGCTGTTACCcggaaacacagcacaagttgggaaatacagatatatcctacatatctataactccCAATACAAAGCTGATGCAAACTTATAAACAAGATTATCCTACTTGGGAAATTATAACTTTTTCGCAGATACCTCACACAGCATAGctggtcagattccttgcaattttatacTGTTGGTGTTAAGAATACCATAAAGTGTCACCCCAGGTCAgttgtgtgatgctgtatgaaaTATGGGAAAGTGACTAGTCCTTTGGGACTAGGCATAACCTGAATATTGgggtgatttttggtgtaagggaccatctatcaaaAAGGTGGGCCTACCCAGGTGAAAGGATAGACCGGAGTACCCTATGCTAGGTTCCCATCTGGTCCCTGCCTATTGAGTTGGCTTTTGTGAATCGCACTTTAAGGTGCCTGTGATGcccatgcattgtacagggagtTTAGGCCCCTAACTCAGCTTTGCGGGTCACAGggctgttcctgtgattttttacCTGCCTAAAAACTAGGCCCTGTGATCTCAGCATTGTAACACCTGAGTCCCTTCACGGATTGTCCCCTGTGCAACCAGTCTTCTCTccgcagagcacagctgagcaatTCCTCATTGACATGGGGGTGTACAGGACAGAGACAGAGCACAGGCTGGAGAGTGACATCCCAGTAAAACCCAAACTCTCATCCTAGAGCCACGATATTCCAGGGGGAGGCTAGGGGGACAAAACTAAGTCAGGAAGCAAACCCCaggacttagggtgaccagatgtcccgattttatagggatagtcctgatttttgggtctttttcgtatataggctcctattacccccatccccatttttcacacttgctgtctggtcaccctaccaggactgcccccaaaagctgcaaagtggaacaagacaaaacaaattgtttttaatcttttatttacaGGAAGTAACAGGGAAGTAAAAGGAGCAGAGAAGGAGCTTTAATAATGACAGCGTATGGCAAGGAGATCCCCAGCTCCTAGAACAGTTTCCTTAATGGCACAAAAATAGCACCAATGTCCAGGAATTAATACAGGGAATTAATGAGTTACAGTctcattttcaggtttcagagtagcagccgtgttagtctgtattcgcaaaaagaaaagga
This genomic interval from Caretta caretta isolate rCarCar2 chromosome 14, rCarCar1.hap1, whole genome shotgun sequence contains the following:
- the LOC142069109 gene encoding butyrophilin subfamily 1 member A1-like; protein product: MKILLFCHSSRASSPLPGFIVFFLTCYVHKMESAQFSVTGPGHPVTAIVGEAIVLPCHLSPRMSAVNMEVRWFRSEFTSVVHLYHGGKDQNGEQMPEYRGRTELLKAGITDGNVSLQIVNIRSSDEGQYNCFVEDGPFYEEALLELKVAGLGSNPLISVESHQDGGIRMVCQSAGWYPEPKVLWRDLSGKELPSLSEAKSLRDSGLFETENSIIIKERSNQNLSCWIRNTVLNQEKESTVYIADSFFPRVNPWMVALSVILLVLFGFIGLTVYLFKIKGKCHRRKFSEINKKFSSNKWKKGRMKFYTGPSRGTHVTLDPDTAHPDLVLSKGGKSVRWGDTRQRLPDTPERFDYWECVLGCEGFTSGRHCWEVEVGGWGSWAVGVARESVGRKGGISRSPEGGIWAVERWEGQFQALTSPVTPLTQSRVPSRIWVCLDCDRGQVTFIDAGAEAPIFTFPPGSVPGERIRPWLWVGPGSRLRLRP